GCGCAAAACCCAACGCTTTACCATGCAGGGAATACGACTCCTTCATCAAATCTTGAGCAAATTCATAATCGCTGATATTGGCTGGGGCAAACTTGGCAGCTAATGGTATCGGCCCGTGTTTAGTGTTAACAGCTGACAAGTGAAGCTTATAACCATAAAAAGACTCTGTTTCTCCGGCGGAAGCGGTACGGTGTCCAAAGCCGGCACCGGTTGTACTGTTCTTACGAGGACGTTCCCTAGCCGGGATATCCGTGCTATCAAGCACTATTTCTCCCTCTGAACCAGTTATGGATAATACCTGGCTGGCCAGGCTGGTGCATAGATCACTGAGTGTTTTTTGCATTTCTAAGGAGGTAAGCTCTTTTTCAAACCGGGAGAACACGCTTTCAGACGGCGTTTTTTTCATAATGTCAAACCCACACCAGTATGCCAGAAGAGGAGAATAGGTCAGACATTTGACCAGTGATTTTGTAGTAGTAAGTCCCATCAGTTTTTTAAGCACCAGGGCACGGAACAAAGCTTGCCTATCGTACCCCTTGCGGCCCGGACCGTTGTAACAGGTATTAAGTTTGTCTATCTCCTTACAGTTAATTTGTTTAATGACTTGGTAAACTTTATCGCCTTCGTTAAAATTTTCTACGAAAACTTCAAAGGGAAAAAGTACTCCTTCAAGAATATACATATTAGGGGTTTCACCTCGCTTGTGTGTTTTTTGTAGGGGTACAAAGAACAATTCTACAAGCAAAAAGGTGAAACCTTTTTATTTTGGCAGCATGAAAGAGATATTTATGATTTTGGGTTTTGGGTAAACGGTTTTTCAAGGCTTCTTAGACCCGTGTGTTATATGGTCTAAGAATTTTGCAATTGGCTCAATATATCTGCTCGCATCACAAAACAGTCCATGTTTCAATTCCTTATAGGTAGGCTAATAACTTGAACCGTCTTTATAACCTTTGTATGCACCAATAGTTTCAATTCCTTATAGGTAGGCTAATAACGTTTTGGAGTGAAATAGTTTGTATTACAAATAAAAGTTTCAATTCCTTATAGGTAGGCTAATAACCCACGGCAGCCACCATGCCCAGACCGTCCTGGTTAGTTTCAATTCCTTATAGGTAGGCTAATAACTAAGGATCGTCCAATAGTTGAGGCAGATTCTCGTGGTTTCAATTCCTTATAGGTAGGCTAATAACTCGAATTCGAGCGTTGGCGCGCGCTTGATGTATTTAGTTTCAATTCCTTATAGGTAGGCTAATAACTGTATCGGCGATTTCTGCTAGTTTATCCAATATGGTTAGTTTCAATTCCTTATAGGTAGGCTAATAACTGTCATAGTGGATATACTCATTGCAACACCCAATAGTTTCAATTCCTTATAGGTAGGCTAATAACAAATATGGCATACGGTCGCCATACTGGCATATCGAGTTTCAATTCCTTATAGGTAGGCTAATAACGTGTACCCGCTGCCCCCCTCATGGGTAGCTTCCTCGAGTTTCAATTCCTTATAGGTAGGCTAATAACAGGTGGGGGAGTTTTATCTTTCTTTGTATATCCACCGTTTCAATTCCTTATAGGTAGGCTAATAACAGCGTTCCAATACATTACTGGTTATTCTTGTATCACGTTTCAATTCCTTATAGGTAGGCTAATAACAATAAATCAATACACCATCTGTTACACTTGTTGGGGTTTCAATTCCTTATAGGTAGGCTAATAACCCGTCAAAATGCCTAAAAAATAAGGATTTATTTTTTAGGTTAATCCGGGTATTTGATATAACACATATGAAAAATCCATATGTTTCAAGGATTTCTTTTTTTATTTTGTCGTCGATTTCCCGTGGTTTTTACGTTACTGGAAATCGACGACAAGTAAATCTTTTTAAATTATATTTTCATCTCCACATTTTTTCAATCCCAGTATTTCCCTGGATGAATATTTTGTTGTACGCAGGGAATAAAAAATTACCGAATCCTCATCTTGCCGTATTATACGTTCAATCTCCATTTTTAATTTTTTATAATTAGCCTCTGTAATCTCGCCCTCTAGAACTGAGTTCTGAACCCAATTAAGATACTGGCGGCATTTTTTTAGAACCTTTGCCACTCTTTTCTGATTTACATCGTACACAAGGATTACAAACAGTTATATTTCACCTACCCTTACTGCACCTACCACTTTGCCACAAAGTCTTAAAAACAAAATGGCCGTGATTGTTATCCTTCAGCAAAATGCTCTACAACTCTCCATAGAGATTCATTAAAATATTAACCTTCATCCCACACGCATGGTTTATCTGCAGTTGATTCACCAACGGGCGATAAAGGGAGTATAAGACTTTTCTCCCATCAAGTGTTTTTCCAGCTTATAAAGTTCCAAGCGAATTAGTCGTCGGTATGATACCGAATGGCCAATTTCTCTGTGATTAATGGTTGTTTTCAGTTTATTATCTAATTCCTCTACGAAACACTTTTTAGCCTTTTCTTTAAGTGAGATGCCTTCGGTGCCACGGTCAAAATCATTCTTTGTCACCATCTTCTTCCCTAACAGTGAGAAAATAAGACGATCAATAATGATTGGCTTAAAAATTTCCGATATATCGAGATTTAAAGTGAAACGCCGGAAATTGGTGGCGTGCAAATAACCTATCCGAGGGTCCAGGTGTGTTTTGTAAATCTCACTCAAACAGATAGAGTACATTAAGGAATTGCCAAAGCTGATCAGTGTATTTAAGTAGTTTTTAGGAGGTCGGCGGGTCCGTTCTTGGAAAGCAAAATCCGTGTCACCAATGATGGCATCAAATGCACGATAGTAATGGTCCCGTATATTTCCCTCGATGGCCATTAATGCAGAAGTGTCACCGCAGTCATCTAATGTGGTAATAAGTTTCTCCACGGCATTTAGCGGTTCCCCCACATTTTTGTCACGGCGATGATAGTATTTGAGGACCTGGCAAATATTTTTCCCTGCCCCGCGGACAAATTCCCTGGCAATAGTCAAACGCATCTGTTTATTAAGGTAATGTTCCGTCTGACGCAGTATCATGTACCCGGAGTTTAAATGTTCCCTGGGATAGAAAGTACCCATATAGTAACCGTGGTGACTAAAGTAGTGCAGGATAATTTCTTTCTGGGAGAGAAACTCTAGAAACTTTTTATTAAATTGAACTTCCCCAAATATCATAATTTCCCCTGTATCTTCAACGGGAATAAACCGCCGCCCGTTTTCCGTTTCGAAGTACAAGGTATTGTCTTTTCTATGCAGCTCACCATTAGAAAAAATGTATAGGGTCTTTTTCACCACCATCACCCTTATATCTATGACCAGCAGAATTCCGCGTAAGCGCACTTTTAACAAAATTGTATTTTCACGGGTTGCGGCGGTTTCTCCATGTAAACAATACGCAGAATTTCACGCCGCACTTTATCTAGTCCCTGCTCAGTTCGTTCATCTAAAATGACTTCTTCCCTGACTTTCTCCTTGGGAAATCTTAGTTCGCCGCGCGCTATAATGCCCCTTTTTTTCAGCTCACTTAAATAAAAGGCTAGTTGCATTCGAGCGCTTTCCTTATATTTGGAGCTCTTCTTTACTTCGCCTATTACCATTTTTCCGTCTTCAGTGTGAAAAACATCAATTTTACTATTACCGACACTGATTTCCTTTTTCTCCCGTAAATAAGTGTTTTCTCCTATATACCGCCCCAGAGACACATTGTCGTTATCCTGGTCGGGGTTGATTTGATGACTGATGAGCCATACCTCGCGCGGGCAGATATAGTAGTACCAAACCAGCGTGCCGCTTACATCAAGACCCCTTTCTGACACGGTCTATCACCTTCCCCATACTACAATCTGATCAGAACAACCAATCAAGCGTACTAACTATTTATGGATATTGTCAGACTTTTTTGATTCCTCCAGCATCCTTCAAACAAATCACTGGTTCCTGAGGATCAAGACCGGCGGCAAATTAAAGTTTCCCTGGCGAGGCCATACGTCCACCGCCACCAGATAAGCATGATTAGCCATGCTTTCTTTCTGTCAAAGCAGCCTTGTAGGAAAATCATCCTCTGAATCAAGAACTCCTTCTTCTTGTGTATAAGGCGCTTCGTATATAGGAAGCTGCATCGGATTATCCACCGATTTAAGCTTTCGCCGACGATATTCACTGATTGGCACTTCATACAGCCGCAATAAATAATACTTCCTTTCTGCCCAGAGCTTTTCCACTTCTCCATAGAATATCTGGGGAATTATATTCACTTTCAAATAATCCTCAAATTTGCGGGTAACCGTCTCTTCACTTATTGATAAATCAAAAATAAACCCTTTGGAGTCTATTGACGTTGCTATTTCATCATATAAGCGATATCCTTCCTGATATTCCGTATTGTCAGCACCTAACTTATACCCGTCATAAACATATTCCAGCATCTGCCCCAGTTCATCTTCACTAAGCCGCTTTTGGTTCTGTCGAACAATCTGGGCGGTTTTTTCCAGCACTGCTTTGGCGCCTTTGTAAACATATTTTACCGCTATTTCCGAGGCCGGAAATACAATAAAATAATAATCTCCATCGGCATTATAACGGTTACACCGTCCTGCCCGTTGGATCAGGCTGTCCAACGGTGCACACTCACTGTACATCACATCAAAACTGATATCCAGCGAAACCTCAATGACCTGAGTAGTAATCACCAAGTCATAATTGTTAGGACGTCCCTTCTCATCTTTCATTAATAAAGCCGTTTCTTTATCTTGTCGATCCCTCATTATAAATTGGCTGTGATAACAAAGAACACGTTCCTTACCCAAGATTTTTCTCCACTCACGATATGCTTCCTGTGCCGCACGAACAGTATTAAAAATAAGCGCCACTTTTTTCCCCTGTCGCAGATAATCCTCTATCTCTCCGGCCATTTCGTTTATCGGTGTTTCTCTATATTTCCAATGACATTTTTGTCGCTGCATCAATTCTTCCGCCACAATGGGCGCTGACACTTCTAGAAGACTTTGAAAATGCTCACGCAAAAAAGCCGGCATCGTAGCACTCATTAGGCATACCGTACCACCCAGTAATTTGATTTTTTCAATAGCTGCGGTAATAAGCCCTAAAGTATAAGATTGATACGCATGAATCTCGTCAAAAATCACCCGGCTGCCTACCAACGCCCATTCTTTTTGGCACCATGATCCGATATTAAACCCGCTTGTCAGCATCTGATCCACTGTTGCCACCATTACCGGAGGCATAAAAGCCCGAAACTGGTATAAGGCCAATCGAAAATCATTCACAGTATTATCCTGATCAAACTTATCTTGTTGAGCAAAATAGGTATCTGCACCCGAATGGATAAGACCACATTCCTTTTCCTCAAAATAATGTTTACACATACGCTCATACAAGCTGTTAGACGTAACCATTGTAGGCATCAAGAAAATAATTTTCGAAGGTTCTCCGTTAGTTGCCCATAACAGAGCCGCCTCAGTTTTACCTGCTCCAGTAGGCGCGATAGCTAATATATTTCCCTGAACCTCTTCGCACGCCCTATGAAAAGGACGTTTTTCATATTTTCGCCCTTCCTGCTCCACTTTTTCTTTTAGTTTTTTACGTAAAACAGCACTCGTCATTTTGTGATTAATGGGTAGCTGATCCTCGCTTTTCGCTGATGCCAACCAATCAC
This region of Desulforamulus hydrothermalis Lam5 = DSM 18033 genomic DNA includes:
- the cas4 gene encoding CRISPR-associated protein Cas4 gives rise to the protein MSERGLDVSGTLVWYYYICPREVWLISHQINPDQDNDNVSLGRYIGENTYLREKKEISVGNSKIDVFHTEDGKMVIGEVKKSSKYKESARMQLAFYLSELKKRGIIARGELRFPKEKVREEVILDERTEQGLDKVRREILRIVYMEKPPQPVKIQFC
- the cas2 gene encoding CRISPR-associated endonuclease Cas2; amino-acid sequence: MFVILVYDVNQKRVAKVLKKCRQYLNWVQNSVLEGEITEANYKKLKMEIERIIRQDEDSVIFYSLRTTKYSSREILGLKKCGDENII
- a CDS encoding transposase; protein product: MYILEGVLFPFEVFVENFNEGDKVYQVIKQINCKEIDKLNTCYNGPGRKGYDRQALFRALVLKKLMGLTTTKSLVKCLTYSPLLAYWCGFDIMKKTPSESVFSRFEKELTSLEMQKTLSDLCTSLASQVLSITGSEGEIVLDSTDIPARERPRKNSTTGAGFGHRTASAGETESFYGYKLHLSAVNTKHGPIPLAAKFAPANISDYEFAQDLMKESYSLHGKALGFAPRYYLMDAGYDAEYIYLQALKLHGQAIIKLNHRRKKGAYKDYISDGTPLCPGRNPMVYCGTEKKNLTNKFRCPIACGKQVECKGECRCGSSYGYVKRVSIKENPRMFCSPHRGSRTWKELYSQRTSIERLFSLLKGHLYMDRLTKRGIGKAFTDVMVCLITFLAATMVQISNEALKKAA
- a CDS encoding CRISPR-associated helicase/endonuclease Cas3 is translated as MIQEYAKPCAGERGTYTYHVSECYRLWEEIFQSRAVALACFCNSINISLKEFQEKSKKAVLFHDAGKLLPTFQQQMQRLVEKQAPDPALHFRHELASALLLFAMEWKTLKNNETLIPYEILAVLGHHKPLQPDWQSFEREKICQESPGLDEKAIQRIVQVAETYGLCCDLDITATVKRFTFAKWPTLLLENGLGERLQPTTLGNIPASERRKLRLAYALTKGLLMTCDWLASAKSEDQLPINHKMTSAVLRKKLKEKVEQEGRKYEKRPFHRACEEVQGNILAIAPTGAGKTEAALLWATNGEPSKIIFLMPTMVTSNSLYERMCKHYFEEKECGLIHSGADTYFAQQDKFDQDNTVNDFRLALYQFRAFMPPVMVATVDQMLTSGFNIGSWCQKEWALVGSRVIFDEIHAYQSYTLGLITAAIEKIKLLGGTVCLMSATMPAFLREHFQSLLEVSAPIVAEELMQRQKCHWKYRETPINEMAGEIEDYLRQGKKVALIFNTVRAAQEAYREWRKILGKERVLCYHSQFIMRDRQDKETALLMKDEKGRPNNYDLVITTQVIEVSLDISFDVMYSECAPLDSLIQRAGRCNRYNADGDYYFIVFPASEIAVKYVYKGAKAVLEKTAQIVRQNQKRLSEDELGQMLEYVYDGYKLGADNTEYQEGYRLYDEIATSIDSKGFIFDLSISEETVTRKFEDYLKVNIIPQIFYGEVEKLWAERKYYLLRLYEVPISEYRRRKLKSVDNPMQLPIYEAPYTQEEGVLDSEDDFPTRLL
- the cas1b gene encoding type I-B CRISPR-associated endonuclease Cas1b yields the protein MKKTLYIFSNGELHRKDNTLYFETENGRRFIPVEDTGEIMIFGEVQFNKKFLEFLSQKEIILHYFSHHGYYMGTFYPREHLNSGYMILRQTEHYLNKQMRLTIAREFVRGAGKNICQVLKYYHRRDKNVGEPLNAVEKLITTLDDCGDTSALMAIEGNIRDHYYRAFDAIIGDTDFAFQERTRRPPKNYLNTLISFGNSLMYSICLSEIYKTHLDPRIGYLHATNFRRFTLNLDISEIFKPIIIDRLIFSLLGKKMVTKNDFDRGTEGISLKEKAKKCFVEELDNKLKTTINHREIGHSVSYRRLIRLELYKLEKHLMGEKSYTPFIARW